One genomic region from Diabrotica undecimpunctata isolate CICGRU chromosome 9, icDiaUnde3, whole genome shotgun sequence encodes:
- the LOC140449389 gene encoding uncharacterized protein: MSDSEPAISFKDLPLTFKVKYLGRHPAKGLWGMKHTRKPVDYLVSQAKNLPPDVILPIIDFQVTQEGVSYVESANKKVHSEPVKFAVDKISYGVQDLVYTRVFSMIVVTEDNLDNGIPFVCHSFVCESRDQARRITYALAAAFQDYGRKVKSENGERTVKKFAIDLRTPEEQAAASDGETDA, from the exons ATGAGTGATAGTGAACCCGCAATTTCTTTTAAGGATCTTCCTCTAACTTTTAAGGTGAAATATTTAG GTCGACATCCAGCCAAAGGCCTCTGGGGAATGAAGCACACGAGAAAACCAGTAGATTACTTAGTATCCCAGGCAAAAAATCTTCCTCCTGATGTCATTCTCCCCATAATAGATTTTCAAGTCACCCAAGAGGGAGTCAGCTACGTAGAATCGGCAAATAAAAAAGTACACTCAGAGCCAGTGAAGTTTGCTGTGGACAAAATATCGTACGGTGTGCAGGATTTGGTATACACGAGGGTTTTTAGTATGATTGTAGTTACGGAAGACAACCTTGACAACGGTATTCCTTTTGTATGTCATAGTTTTGTTTGTGAATCTAGGGATCAAGCTAGAAGGATCACGTACGCTTTAGCTGCGGCTTTTCAAGATTATGGCAGAAAGGTTAAGTCCGAGAATGGGGAAAGAACTGTTAAAAAGTTTGCTATCGATTTACGAACGCCAGAAGAGCAGGCCGCTGCTTCTGATGGAGAAACAGACGCTTAG